A region of Clostridium acetobutylicum ATCC 824 DNA encodes the following proteins:
- a CDS encoding dipeptide epimerase, with protein sequence MIIKDIVIGHLSVPLKKPFKTAVRSVNSVNDVVVKIITDTGNVGFGSAASTGLVTGDITESIEGAINNYIKRSIVGMDIEDFEAILIKLDNCIVGNTSAKAAVDIALYDLYGQRYGAPLYKLLGGFRNKLETDITISVNSPEEMSRDSVDAVKLGYKTLKIKVGKNPKLDIKRMREIRKAIGYEVNLRIDANQGWQPKEAIRALNEIENEGLKIELVEQPVKAWNLEGLKMVTDNVNIPVMADESVFSPKDAARVMEMRACDLINIKLMKTGGIHNALKICALAEVYGMECMLGCMLEGKVSVTAAVHLAAAKRIITKIDLDGPVLCSRDDVVGGAMYDNSNIVLVDEPGLGIEGINN encoded by the coding sequence ATGATTATTAAAGATATAGTCATAGGACACCTATCTGTACCACTAAAAAAGCCATTTAAAACTGCGGTAAGAAGCGTAAATAGTGTAAATGATGTGGTAGTAAAAATAATAACGGATACAGGAAACGTTGGCTTTGGCAGTGCTGCATCAACAGGACTTGTAACTGGCGATATCACAGAATCTATAGAAGGAGCAATAAATAATTATATTAAAAGAAGTATAGTGGGAATGGATATTGAAGACTTTGAAGCTATTTTAATAAAATTAGATAACTGCATAGTTGGAAATACAAGTGCTAAGGCAGCCGTTGATATTGCTCTTTATGATTTATATGGACAAAGATATGGGGCTCCATTATATAAACTTCTTGGTGGATTTAGAAATAAGCTTGAAACAGATATTACAATAAGCGTAAATTCTCCAGAGGAAATGAGCAGAGATAGTGTAGACGCGGTAAAGCTTGGATATAAGACTTTAAAAATAAAAGTTGGCAAGAATCCCAAGCTTGATATAAAGAGAATGCGTGAAATAAGAAAGGCTATTGGATATGAGGTTAATCTTAGGATAGATGCTAATCAAGGATGGCAGCCTAAGGAAGCTATAAGGGCATTAAATGAAATTGAAAATGAAGGTCTGAAAATAGAGCTTGTAGAACAGCCAGTTAAGGCATGGAATTTAGAAGGTCTTAAGATGGTAACTGATAATGTTAATATTCCAGTCATGGCTGATGAAAGTGTATTTTCCCCAAAAGATGCAGCTAGAGTGATGGAGATGCGAGCTTGTGATTTAATAAATATAAAGCTTATGAAAACAGGAGGAATACATAATGCACTTAAGATATGTGCCTTAGCTGAAGTTTACGGAATGGAATGTATGCTTGGATGTATGCTTGAAGGGAAGGTAAGTGTTACAGCAGCTGTTCATTTAGCTGCAGCTAAAAGAATAATAACAAAAATTGATTTGGATGGTCCAGTTCTTTGTAGTAGAGACGATGTAGTAGGTGGGGCGATGTATGATAACAGTAATATAGTGTTAGTAGATGAGCCTGGACTTGGAATTGAAGGAATA